The Terriglobales bacterium genome includes the window CCTGACTGTGGCTGCCATCGCCGGAACTCACGTCACGATTGCCATCATTCCACATACGTATCAGGCGACCAACCTGCGAACGTTAAAGCCAGGCGATCCGGTCAACGTAGAAGTGGACGTGCTGGCACGTTATGCAGAGAAGCAGCGGCGAACGGCACGAAGCTGGACTGTCGAGGAGCTGGTCAGCCGAGGATTCTGACTCGCGCGCACTCGACGCGACGAATTACTTTTCCAGGTAATACTGCACTGAAGTCACGACTCGTACGGTCTTCATCACGCTGCTGTCCGCCATGTAGTTATAACCGCCATCCCCCACCTCTCCCGTTCCTCCTGACGGATCGCCAGGTGAAATTGAAAATACTCCCTGGTTCGCTTGGCGAATGGAGCGCACTTTGCCGCCAGAGTCCGATGCGAAGCGATCAGCAGCAGCGCGTGCGTTGCGTGTGGCTTCGGTGACCATGTCTTGAATCCCTTGAATCGTCGCACCATTCCTGCGACTCTAGACGCATATGGAAAGCCTTGACGGTCATAAGCAGCCGCGGCCAGTGTCGGACTCCATGTCGGAGATGGCCGAAGTGGTACTCCCCAACGATGCGAATCCTCTGAACAATCTTCTCGGCGGCAGGCTCATGCACTTTATCGACATCGCCGGCGCAATGGCGGCACACCGACACAGCCGCAGCTACGTTGTTACGGCTTCCATGGACCACATCGACTTCCTAGCTCCTGTGCATGTCGGCGACTTGCTCATTCTGCGCTCGTCGGTGAACCGGGCCTTTCATACTTCGATGGAAGTAGGCGTGAAATGTTGGGTAGAGAATTACATTGCCGGAACACGACGGCATATCGCGTCGGCTTACCTCACGTTTGTCGCGGTCGATAATCGCGGATGCCGCTTACCTGTCCCACCAGTCGTCCCTGAGACGGAAGAGGAGAAGCGGCGCTTTGAGGACGCGGGCCGACGCCGCGAATTGCGTAAGAAGGAGCAGGAGCGCAAAAATGCTAATCAGCTCGCTCGGGGATAGGCTGGTTTTAGCGTGAGGTTACCCCTGCGACCTGGGCAAATCCCCAGCATCCGATGTGTTAGGCTTTTCCATGGACCTCTACGCCTAGGGGCATCGTCTCTAGTGCAGTGAATTTGTGTCCCCGCCTCTGCCCAACGGGCCA containing:
- a CDS encoding acyl-CoA thioesterase, translating into MESLDGHKQPRPVSDSMSEMAEVVLPNDANPLNNLLGGRLMHFIDIAGAMAAHRHSRSYVVTASMDHIDFLAPVHVGDLLILRSSVNRAFHTSMEVGVKCWVENYIAGTRRHIASAYLTFVAVDNRGCRLPVPPVVPETEEEKRRFEDAGRRRELRKKEQERKNANQLARG